In Agromyces sp. Leaf222, the genomic window CATCGCCGCCGAGGGCGCGAACGATCTCGAAGAGCTCATCCGCGACCTGAACGACCAGATGCTCGTCGCGGCCGGCGAGCTCAAGTTCGAGCTCGCCGCGCGCCTCCGCGATGAGGTCTCCGAGCTGAAGCGAGAGCTCCGGCAGATGGAGAAGGCCGGACATCTCGACTGAATCGAACATATGTTCGCTCAGAGCGCGTGCGCTCACGGCGTTCGTGTCGGTGGGTCTGCCTACACTCGTAGAGTGCCTGTTTCACGTCTCGATGCCCATTCGCACCTGAGTGTCCGCGGTGCCCGCGTACACAACCTCCGAGACGTCGACGTCGAGATCCCACGCGATGCGATGGTGGTCTTCACCGGCCTCTCGGGTTCCGGCAAGTCGTCGCTCGCGTTCGACACGATCTTCGCCGAGGGCCAGCGCCGCTACGTCGAGTCGCTCTCGGCCTACGCGAGGCAGTTCCTCGGCCAGGTCGATCGCCCAGACGTCGATTTCATCGAGGGCCTCAGCCCGGCCGTCTCGATCGATCAGAAGTCGACGAACCGCAACCCGCGCTCGACGGTCGGCACGATCACCGAGATCTACGACTACATGCGACTGCTGTGGGCGCGCATCGGCGTGCCGCACTGCCCGGTGTGCGGTGAGCCCATCCAGCGCCAGACGGTGCAGCAGATCGCCGATCAACTCATGCAGCTCGACCACGGCGTTCGCTTCCAGGTGCTCAGCCCGGTCGTATCCCAGAAGAAGGGCGAGTTCGTCGACCTCTTCCGCGAACTGGCCGCCGGCGGTTACTCGCGTGCCGTGGTCGATGGCGAGCTCATCCGCCTCGACGAGCCGCCGAAGCTGAAGAAGCAGGTCAAGCACGACATCTCGGTGGTCGTCGACCGGCTCGTCGCCGGGCCCGACGTGCTCGGGCGCCTGACGGACTCCCTCGAGACCGCGTTGCGCCTGACCGATGGCCTGGTGCAGATCAACTACGTCGACAAGACCGGGCCAGAAGCCTGGGACATGTTCTCCGAGAAGCTCTCGTGCCCGAACCAGCACCCGATCCAGCTGACCGAGATCGAGCCGCGGACCTTCTCGTTCAACGCGCCGTTCGGGGCCTGCCCCGAGTGCTCCGGCCTCGGTACGCGCATGGCGGTCGACGAGCAGCTGCTGCTCGGCGATCCGTCGCTCAGCATCGCCGAAGGCGTGATCATCCCCTGGACCTCACAGGGCAAGAGCCTCTACAACTACTACGAGAAGCTCCTCGTCGGCCTCTCGCGCGACCTCGGGTTCTCGCTCGACACCCCGTGGGAGAACCTCGACGAGGCCGCCCGCGATGCCGTGCTGCGGGGCGACAACTTCGAGGTCAAGGTGAAGTGGCGCAACCGATACGGCCGCGAGATGAGCTACACCTCCGGCTTCGAGGGCGTCGTGCCGTACATCGAACGCCAGTACCTGCAGGCCGAGACCGACGCGCAACGCGTCCGCTGGTCCGAGTACCTGCGCGAGGTGCCGTGTCCGGTCTGCAAGGGCAAGCGACTCAAGCCAGAGGTGCTCTCCGTGCTCATCCACGACGCGAGCATCGCAGATGTCGGGCTCCTGAGCCTCACCGATGCCCGCTCGTTCATGGACCGCCTCGAGCTCACCGATCGCGAGCAGGCCATCGCCGCGCAGGTGCTGCGCGAGATCAAGCTGCGGCTCGACTTCCTGATCCGCGTCGGGCTCAGCTACCTCGACCTCTCGAGGGCGGCGGCGACGCTCTCGGGCGGCGAGGCGCAGCGCATCCGGCTCGCGACGCAGATCGGCTCAGGCCTCACGGGCGTGCTCTACGTGCTCGACGAGCCGAGCATCGGCCTGCATCAGCGCGACAACCGGCGCCTCATCGACACGCTCGTGGCATTGCGCGACCTGGGCAACACGCTCATCGTGGTCGAGCACGACGAAGACACGATCCGCACCGCCGACTGGATCGTCGACATCGGCCCGGGAGCAGGCGTCAACGGCGGCACCGTCGTGCACTCGGGCAGCTACGGCGACCTGCTGAAGAACACCCGCTCGCTGACCGGCGACTACCTCTCCGGCCGCAAGGAGATCCCGATCCCCGAACGGCGCAGGCCGATCGATGCCGAGCGCATGATCTCGGTGCAGGGCGCCGAGGCGAACAACCTCCGCGGCGTCGACGTGGACTTCCCGCTCGGCGTGTTCACCGCGGTGACCGGCGTGAGCGGGTCGGGCAAGTCCTCGCTCGTCAACGACATCCTGTACCGCGTGCTCGCCAACCGCCTGAACGGTGCGCGCAAGCTGCCGGGCAGGCACCGTCGCGTCACGGGTCTCGACCAGCTCGACAAGGTCGTGCACGTCGATCAGGCGCCGATCGGTCGCACCCCGCGTTCGAACCCCGCGACCTACACGGGCGTCTTCGATCGCGTCCGCACCCTGTTCTCCGAGACCAACGAGGCGAAGGCGCGCGGCTACCTGCCGGGTCGGTTCAGCTTCAACGTCAAGGGCGGCCGATGCGAGGCGTGCTCCGGCGACGGCACGATCAAGATCGAGATGAACTTCCTGCCGGACGTGTACGTGGCGTGCGAGGTCTGCGGCGGCCAGCGCTACAACCGCGAGACCCTGCAGGTGCACTACAAGGGCAAGAACATCGCCGAAGTGCTCCAGATGCCGATCAGCGAGGCGGCCGAGTTCTTCGAGCCGATCTCGGCGATCCACCGCTACCTCAAGACCCTCGTCGACGTCGGCCTCGGCTACGTGCAGCTCGGTCAGAGCGCCACGACGCTCTCGGGCGGCGAGGCCCAGCGCGTCAAGCTCGCGACCGAACTGCAGCGCCGCTCCAACGGGCGCAGCGTCTACGTGCTCGACGAGCCGACCACCGGCCTGCACTTCGAAGACGTGCGCAAGCTCCTGAAGGTGCTCGGCAAGCTCGTCGACAAGGGCAACACGGTGATCGTCATCGAGCACAGCCTCGACGTGATCAAGTCGGCCGACTGGATCATCGACCTCGGCCCTGAGGGCGGCTCGGGCGGCGGTCAGATCGTCGCCACCGGCACGCCCGAGCAGGTCGCCGCCGTGTCCGAGAGCCACACGGGGTACTTCCTGCGCGAGATCTTCGACGTCGCGCGAGCGGGCGTCGAAGTCGCCAGCTGACCATGAGCGACGAGCTCGCCTACCGCCCGAAGGCGGGGGAGATCCCGACGGCGCCCGGCGTCTACCGGTTCCGCGACGACGACCGTCGGGTGCTCTACGTCGGCAAGGCCAAGAACCTGCGCGCCCGGCTCTCGAACTACTTCGCGCCGCTCCGAACGCTTCACGAGCGCACGCGGCGCATGGTGACCACGGCGACCTCGGTCGAATGGACCGTCGTCGGCAACGACGTCGAGGCGCTGCAGCTCGAGTACACGTGGATCAAGGAGTTCGATCCGCCGTTCAACGTCAAGTACCGAGACGACAAGTCGTACCCCTACCTCGCGGTGACGCTCGCCGATGAGGCGCCTCGCGCGATCGTCACGCGCCGCAGCGGCATCCCCGGAGCCCGGTACTTCGGTCCGTACCCGAAGGTCTGGGCGGTCAACGAGACGCTCGAGCTCCTGCTGAAGCTGTTCCCGATCCGCACCTGCAAGGACTCCGACTATCGCCGGGCGATGGCCACCGGCCGACCGTGCTTCGCCGGGCAGATCGGTCGGTGCTTCGGGCCGTGTTCGGGGCAGGTCGGCATCGAGGAGCACCGGGCGAACGTCGAACGGTTCGTCTCGTTCATGACGAACCAGGATCGCCGCATCGTCGACGAACTCTCGCAGCAGATGCTCGAGGCATCCGCATCGTTCGAGTACGAGACCGCGGCTCGCAGGCGCGACCAGCTTCAGGCGGCCACCGAGTTCTTCGAGAAGAGTGCGGTCGTGCTCCGCGACGACGTCGATGTCGACGTGTTCGGAATCGACCACGACGAACTCGCTGCAGCGGTGCAGATCTTCGTCGTGCGCGGGGGTCGGGTGCGCGGTGTGCACTCGTGGACCGTCGACAAGGAGCTCGACGTGCCCATCGGCGACCTCGTCGACTCCGTCGTGCAGAACGCCTACGGCGGCCAGCTCGCTCCGCCGCGCGAGGTCGTCGTGCCAGAGCTGCCCGACGACGCCCCGGCGCTCGAGACCTGGCTCACCGAGCGGGCCGGCCGAAAGGTGCGGCTGCGCGCCGCGCAGCGCGGCGACAAGGCAGCGCTGCTCGCGACCGCGACGCAGAACGCGAAGCAGTCGCTCATGCTCTACAAGACCCGACGGAGCGCCGATTTCACGACGCGTTCCCGGGCGCTCGAAGACATCCAGGAGGCGCTCGGCATGGCGGATGCCCCGCTGCGCATCGAGTGCTTCGACGTGTCGCACCTGAGCGGCACGAACATCGTCGCCTCCATGGTCGTCTTCGAAGACGGCCTGCCCCGAAAAGACGAGTACCGGCGGTTCACGATCCCCGAGTCGACCGACGACACCGATTCGATCCACCAGGTGCTGACCCGGAGGCTCGCGTATCTTGCGGCGCCGGCCGGGGAGCCTGCGGCCGACGACCCCGCAGCAGCGGAGGTCGTCGACGGCACGCGTCGCTCGAAGTTCTCGTACCGGCCCAACCTCCTCGTGGTCGACGGCGGGGAGCCGCAGGTCGAGGCCGCCGCACGGGCGCTCGCGGAGTCCGGCGTCGAGGGCATCTACCTCTGCGGCATCGCGAAGCGCCTCGAGGAGATCTGGACCCCCGACGCCGACTACCCGGTGATCCTGCCGCGCAACAGCGATGCGCTGTTCCTGTTCCAGCGCGTCCGCGACGAGGCGCACCGGTTCGCGATCACGCACCAGCGGCAGCGCCGCAAGCGCGACATCTCATCGGTGCTCGCCGAGATCCCGGGCCTCGGCCCCACCCGCATCAAGACGCTGCTGCGGCACTTCGGATCGGTGAAGCGCCTGCGCGCGGCATCCGTCGACGAGATCGGCAGCGTCGACGGGTTCGGGCCGACGCTCGCGGCCGTCGTGCACGAGGAGCTTCGAACCGGTGCCGCAGCCCAACCCCGCTAGGCTGGTTCTCGACGTGCGGGAAGGGGAACCGAGGCGATGGCAACCGAGGTCGAGCAGGAGATGCTCATCGTCACCGGGATGTCGGGGGCCGGTCGTTCGACCGTCGGCAACGCCCTCGAGGATCTCGGCTGGTACGTGGTCGACAACCTGCCACCGCAGATGCTCCGGCCGTTGGTCGAACTCGTCGAGCGGGCCGGCGCGTCGCTGCCGCGCATCGCCGCGGTGGTCGACATCCGCGGCCGTGACTTCTTCGCCGAGCTCCGCGAGATCATCCAGGCGCTCCGCACCGGGGTGAACGTGCGCGTGGTGTTCCTCGACGCGACCGATACGGTGCTCGTGCGTCGTTTCGAGGCCGTCCGGCGCCCGCACCCGCTGCAGGGCAACGGCACGCTGCTCGACGGAATCGGAGCCGAGCGCTCGCGCCTCGCCGAGCTCCGCGAGGCGGCCGACCTCGTGGTCGACACGTCCGAGCTCAACATCCATCAGCTCGCGAACTTGATCACCGACACCTTCGCCGAGGCCGGCAGAGCCGGCGTCCGCGTGACACTGCTCAGCTTCGGCTTCAAGTACGGGCTGCCGACCGACGCCGACCTCGTCGCCGACGCGCGGTTCCTGCCGAACCCGTTCTGGATCGGCGAGCTCCGCAATCTCACGGGCGAAGATCCGGCCGTGTCCGACTACGTCCTGAGGCAACCGGGGGCGCAGGAGTTCGTCGACGCCTACGTCAAGGCGCTCGAGCCCGTGCTGAGCGGCTATCAGCGCGAGAACAAGGGCCACGCGACGATCGCGGTCGGCTGCACCGGCGGCAAGCACCGCTCGGTGGCGATGGTCCGCGAGCTCGCGTCGCGCCTCGCCGAGTTCCCCGACCTCGCGGTCAGCGTGCGGCACCGCGACCTCGGGCGCGAGTGAGCGTTCGAACTGTCCATGACGCGCGGGGTGCCATTCCCGCGCATCCACCCAAAGGAAGGATCACGAGGTGGCATTGACCGCGGATGTGAAAGAAGAACTGGCCCGCGTCGACGTCTCGAAGACGAGCGTCCGGGCGGCCGAGCTGGCCTCGGTGCTGCGGTTCGCCGGCGGCCTGCACATCATCTCGGGTCGTATCGCGATCGAGGCCGAGCTCGATTCCCCGACGACCGCGAAGCGCGTCACGCGCGACCTGGGGGAGCTCTATGGTGTGCGACCGGATGTCTCGGTGATCGCGCCCTCCGGCATCCGCCGTTCGAACCAGTTCCTGCTCCGGGTGCTCGATGGCGGTGAGACGCTCGCACGCCAGACCGGCCTGCTCGACGCGCGTCGCCGGCCGGTTCGCGGACTGCCGAACAAGCTCACGACCGGGTCGCGCGACGAGGTCGCGGCCGTGTGGCGCGGGGCGTTCCTCGCGCACGGCAGCCTCACCGATCCGGGCCGGTCGGCCGCGCTCGAGATCACCTGCCCCGGCAACGAGACGGCGATGGCCCTCGTCGGCGCCGCCGGGCGACTCGGCATCTCGGCGAAGGCGCGCGAGGTGCGCGGCGTGCACCGCGTCGTCATCCGCGACGGCGAGGCCATCAGCGCCATGCTCTCGCTCATGGGCGCGAGCGGCACCGTGCGCAACTGGGAGGAACTGCGGCAGCGTCGCGAGGTGCGTGCGACCGCGAACCGGCTCGTGAACTTCGACGACGCGAACCTCCGCCGGTCGGCTCAGGCCGCCGTCGCGGCGTGCGCGCGCGTCGAGCGGGCGATGGAGCTGCTCGGCGACGACATCCCGCAGCACCTGAAGTACGCCGGCGAACTGCGACTCGCGCACCGCGAGTCGAGCCTCGACGAGCTCGGTCACCACGCCGACCCGCCCATGACGAAGGACGCCGTCGCGGGCCGCATCCGCCGCCTGCTGGCCATGGCCGACAACCGTGCCGCCGCGCTCGGGGTGCCGGGCACCGAGGCGAGCCTGCCGGCCGACCTCGACGACGTCTAGACCGACCTTGATCGAAGCGACGGATGCCGCGGCATCCGTCGCTTCGTCGACCCCTGCGCCTCGTGTCATCGAACGTCAACCCCGGCCCGGCGTGCCCGGCAGCGGGCATAGACTCGAATGCGCAGCCGCGGAACACCGGGCAGAGGCCCGGAACGCCCGGCATCTGACAAGGAGAAGCAATGGCTGACTACACCCTCCCCGATCTCGCCTACGACTACTCGGCGCTCGAGCCGGCGATCAGTGGCACCATCATGGAGCTGCACCACTCGAAGCATCACCAGGCGTACGTGACGGGTGCGAACACCGCCCTCGCGCAGCTCGCCGAGGCGCGCGAGACGGGCAACCTCGCCAACGTGAACAAGCTCGAGAAGGACCTCTCGTTCAACCTCGGCGGTCACATCAACCACTCGATCTTCTGGACCAATCTCTCGCCGAACGGCGGCGACAAGCCCACCGGTGAGCTCGCGGCGGCCATCGACGACCAGTTCGGTTCGTTCGACGCCTTCCAGGCGCACTTCACCGCGACCGCGCTCGGCGTGCAGGGCTCCGGATGGGCGGTGCTCGCCTGGGACTCGCTCGGCCAGCGCCTGATCATCGTGCAGTTCTTCGACCAGCAGGGCAACCTGCCCGCCGGTATCGTGCCGCTGCTCATGCTGGACGTGTGGGAGCACGCCTACTACCTCGACTACCGCAATGTGCGCGCCGACTACGTCAAGGCGTTCTGGACGATCGCCGACTGGGACAACGTGCAGAAGCGCTTCGCGGCAGCAAACGAGAAGACCTCAGGGCTGCTGCTACTGTCGTAATCGTGACGGTGTCCTCGGGCATCGTCCGGGGACACCGCCGTCCGATCATTCCAAAAACCCGCGCGCTCGCGCACCGTCAATTCAGGAGAGATCCGTGTCTGTAAAGATCGGCATCAACGGCTTCGGCCGCATCGGCCGCAACTATTTCCGTGCTGCCCTCGCCCAGGGAGCAGATCTCGAGATCGTCGCGGTCAACGACCTCACCGACAACAAGACGCTCGCACACCTGCTGAAGTACGACTCGATCACGGGTCGCCTGGACGCGACGGTCGACTACGACGAGAACAACATCATCGTCAACGGCACCGCGATCAAGGCCTTCGCGGAGCGCGACCCCGCCAACCTGCCCTGGGGCGAGCTCGGCGTCGACATCGTCATCGAGTCGACCGGCTTCTTCACCAAGGCCGCCGCCGCCCGCAAGCACATCGAGGCCGGCGCCAAGAAGGTGCTCATCTCGGCCCCCGCGACCGACGAGGACGCCACGTTCGTCATCGGCGTCAACGAGCACGAGTACGACCCCGAGAAGCACCACATCATCTCGAACGCGTCGTGCACCACGAACTGCCTCGCGCCGCTCGCCAAGGTGTTCAACGACACCTTCGGCATCGAGCACGGCCTCATGACCACGGTGCACGCCTACACGGCCGACCAGAACCTGCAGGACGGCCCGCACAGCGACCTCCGTCGTGCTCGCGCAGCGGCGATCAACATCGTCCCCACGTCGACCGGTGCGGCCAAGGCCATCGGCCTCGTGCTGCCCGAGCTCGTCGGCAAGCTCGACGGCTTCGCGCTGCGCGTGCCGGTGCCCACCGGCTCGATCACCGACCTCACGGTCACCACCAAGACCCCGGTCACGGTCGATGAGGTCAAGGCCGCCTACAAGGCTGCGGCCGAGGGCCCCCTGAAGGGCATCCTCAAGTACACCGAAGACGACATCGTGTCGAGCGACATCGTGACCGACCCGCACTCGTCGATCTTCGACGCCGGGCTCGTGCGCGTCATCGGCAACCAGGTGAAGCTCTCGAGCTGGTACGACAACGAGTGGGGCTACTCCAACCGTCTCGTCGACCTGACCGAGTACGTCGCCGAACGTCTCTGAATCGCGTCATCGTGACACTGCGAACGATCGATAGCCTCGGTTCGCTCGCCGGTTCGCGCATCGTCGTCCGTTGTGACCTCAACGTTCCTCTCAAGGACGGGGTCATCACGGACGACGGTCGCGTTCGGGCGTCGCTGCCGACACTCACCGCGCTGACCGACCAAGGGGCGCGCGTGATCGTCGTCTCCCACCTCGGCCGCCCTGAGGGCGCCCCCGACGCGAAGTACAGCCTCGCGCCGGTCGCCGCCCGCCTCGGCGAACTCGTCGACGTGCCCGTCGCGTTCGCGACCGACACGGTCGGCGACGACGCCACGGCCAAGGTGGAGGCCCTCGCCGACGGCGAGATCCTCGTGCTCGAGAACCTGCGGTTCAACCCGGGGGAGACCTCGAAGAACGAAGCCGAGCGCACCGCATTCGCCGGCGAGCTGGCGGCGTTCGCCGATTCCGTCGTCTCCGACGGATTCGGCGTGGTGCACCGCAAGCAGGCGAGCGTCTTCGAACTCGAAGAGCTCCGCCCGAGTGCGGCCGGCCTGCTCATCGCCGCCGAGCTCGACGTGCTCGACCGCCTCACCGAGAACCCCGAGCGTCCGTACGCGGTCGTGCTCGGCGGCTCGAAGGTGTCCGACAAGCTCGGCGTGATCGCGCACCTGCTGCCGCGGGTCGACACGCTGCTCATCGGCGGCGGCATGCTCTTCACCTTCCTCGCGGCCCAGGGCCACAAGGTCGGCTCCAGCCTGCTGGAGGCCGACCAGATCGAGACCGTGAAGGGCTACCTCGCCGAGGCCGCCGAGCGCGGCGTCGACATCGTGCTGCCGACGGATGTCGTCGTCGCCGCGTCGTTCTCGGGCGAGGCGGAGCACGTGGTCGCTCCCGCCGATGCCATCGAGGAGACGCCGTTCGGCGCATCCGGCCTCGGCCTCGACATCGGACCCGAGACGGCCGCCGCCTTCGCCGAGCACATCCGCTCGTCGAAGACGGTGTTCTGGAACGGCCCGATGGGCGTGTTCGAGCTCGCACCCTTCGCGGGCGGCACTCGTGCCGTCGCGCAGGCGCTCACCGAGGTCGACGGTCTCAGCGTCGTCGGCGGCGGCGACTCGGCAGCCGCGGTCCGCCAGCTCGGATTCTCGGACGACCAGTTCGGTCACATCTCGACGGGCGGCGGCGCGAGCCTCGAGTTCCTCGAGGGCAAGAAGCTCCCCGGACTGGAGGTCCTCGGATGGTAGGCAAGCGCACCCCGTTCATCGCAGGCAACTGGAAGATGAACCTCGATCACCTGCAGGCGGTCGCGTTCACGCAGAAGCTCGCGTGGTCGCTGAAGGACGCGAAGCACGACCCGGCCGATGCCGAGGTCGCGGTCTTCCCGCCGTTCACCGACATCCGCTCGGTGCAGACGCTCATCGCGGCCGACAACCTGCCGATCGCCTATGGCGCTCAGGATGTCTCGGCCCACGACTCGGGCGCCTACACGGGTGAGGTCTCCGGCGCGTTCCTCGCGAAGCTCGAGTGCGCGTACGTGATCATCGGCCACTCCGAGCGTCGCACACTGCACGGCGAGACCGATGCGGACGTCAACGCGAAGGTGCTCGCGGCTCACCGCCACGGCATCGTGCCGGTGCTCTGCGTCGGCGAGACCGCCGAAGACCTCGAGGAGCACGGCCCGAGCGCCGTGCCGGTGGCGCAACTCCGCGCCGCCCTCGAGAACGTCGAGGGCGCGAAGGGCCTCGTCATCGCGTACGAGCCCGTCTGGGCCATCGGATCCGGCCAGGCGGCGACGCCGCAGCAGGCCGAGCAGGTCTGCGAGGCGCTCCGCGGAGTGCTGCGCGAACTCTTCGGCGACGACGTCGCCGGCGCCACGCGCGTGCTCTACGGCGGCTCGGTCAAGGCGGCGAACATCGCCTCGTTCCTCCGGGAGCCGAACGTCGACGGCGCGCTCGTCGGCGGCGCGAGCCTCGACATCGACGAGTTCTCGAGCATCGTCCGCTTCAAGAAGCACGTCGGAGCCTGATTCAGGCGGCGCGGGGCCGGAGACGCGTGTCTCCGGCCCCGCGCTTTCCGTCCCGCTATACTCGTATATCGGCACAGACCCCCTTGTCGTGCCCGGAAAGGTTCACCGTGGAGATTCTCCAGGTCGTCCTGCAGGTCCTGCTCGGTATCACGAGCCTCCTGCTGACGCTGCTCATCCTGCTGCACAAGGGCCGCGGTGGCGGTCTGTCCGACATGTTCGGCGGCGGCGTCACCTCAAGCCTCGGTGCATCGGGTGTTGCCGAGCGCAACCTCAATCGCATCACCGTGATCCTGGGCCTCGTCTGGGTGACGTGCATCGTCATCCTCGGCCTGATCACGAAGTTCGACTCGGGAATCTGAGCGCATGGCTTCCGGAAACAGCGCCATCCGCGGATCGCGGGTCGGTGCAGGCCCCATGGGCGAACAGGACCGCGGCTTCCACGCCGACCGCGTCGCCGTGAGCTACTGGGACGCCCAGGGCAACGAGACCGTCCGCTACTTCGCGGCGAGCCTGCCCGAAGAGGAGATCCCCGAGACCATCGACAGCCCGTCCACCGGGCTGCCGGCAGGCCGTGACAAGGAGAACCCGCCTTCGGTCTCCAAGCTCGAGCCGTACAAGACGCACCTCGCCTACGTGAAGGAGCGTCGCAGCGACGAAGAAGCCGCCGCGCTCCTCGAAGAGGCATTGACGCAGCTCCGCGCGCGTCGCGGGCAGACGCCCAAGGCGTAGCCGACGCCGCGAGGGTTGCGATCGCGATCGCCGAGCAGACATGAAGAAGGGGCGAGCCGAACGGCTCGCCCCTTCTTCGTACGCTCTCGGCGTCAGTAGTCGCGCGCGATGAGGCCCTCGGGAACCTCGGCGGCGGCATCCGAGTCCACGAAGAACACGGTGCGGCGACGGCCCTTGATGCCCGCCACGGGCACCTCGTCGCGGCTGGCACCCGCGAGCGCCAAGCCGAGCGCCGAGGCCTTGTCGGCCCCGGACAGCACGAACCAGATGCGCTGCGACGCGTTGATCACCGGTCTCGTGAGACTGAGGCGCTCGGGCGGCGGCTTGGGGGAGTTGCGAACGGCGATGACCGATCGATCGGTGACCTGGATGCCCGACCGGTGCGGGAACAACGACGCGATGTGGCCGTCGGGCCCCACGCCGAGGAACGTGATGTCGAACGCCGGCGCCTCTGCTCCGTCGACGCCGTGCTCGGCGAGCTCGCCCGCGAACGAGACCGCCGCCTCGTCGAGCGTCAGGCCCGCGTCGGATGCCGGGAAGCGGTGCACGTTCTCTTCGGGCAGGTCGAGGTCGTCGAGCAGGGCCCGATCGGCGATCCAGTCGTTGCGTTCCTCACTCCCTGCGGGAACCCACCGCTCGTCGCCCCACCAGAAGTGCACGCGCGCCCAGTCGATGCTCGTGCGGGCGG contains:
- the whiA gene encoding DNA-binding protein WhiA, whose translation is MALTADVKEELARVDVSKTSVRAAELASVLRFAGGLHIISGRIAIEAELDSPTTAKRVTRDLGELYGVRPDVSVIAPSGIRRSNQFLLRVLDGGETLARQTGLLDARRRPVRGLPNKLTTGSRDEVAAVWRGAFLAHGSLTDPGRSAALEITCPGNETAMALVGAAGRLGISAKAREVRGVHRVVIRDGEAISAMLSLMGASGTVRNWEELRQRREVRATANRLVNFDDANLRRSAQAAVAACARVERAMELLGDDIPQHLKYAGELRLAHRESSLDELGHHADPPMTKDAVAGRIRRLLAMADNRAAALGVPGTEASLPADLDDV
- a CDS encoding superoxide dismutase codes for the protein MADYTLPDLAYDYSALEPAISGTIMELHHSKHHQAYVTGANTALAQLAEARETGNLANVNKLEKDLSFNLGGHINHSIFWTNLSPNGGDKPTGELAAAIDDQFGSFDAFQAHFTATALGVQGSGWAVLAWDSLGQRLIIVQFFDQQGNLPAGIVPLLMLDVWEHAYYLDYRNVRADYVKAFWTIADWDNVQKRFAAANEKTSGLLLLS
- the pgk gene encoding phosphoglycerate kinase, with the translated sequence MTLRTIDSLGSLAGSRIVVRCDLNVPLKDGVITDDGRVRASLPTLTALTDQGARVIVVSHLGRPEGAPDAKYSLAPVAARLGELVDVPVAFATDTVGDDATAKVEALADGEILVLENLRFNPGETSKNEAERTAFAGELAAFADSVVSDGFGVVHRKQASVFELEELRPSAAGLLIAAELDVLDRLTENPERPYAVVLGGSKVSDKLGVIAHLLPRVDTLLIGGGMLFTFLAAQGHKVGSSLLEADQIETVKGYLAEAAERGVDIVLPTDVVVAASFSGEAEHVVAPADAIEETPFGASGLGLDIGPETAAAFAEHIRSSKTVFWNGPMGVFELAPFAGGTRAVAQALTEVDGLSVVGGGDSAAAVRQLGFSDDQFGHISTGGGASLEFLEGKKLPGLEVLGW
- the rapZ gene encoding RNase adapter RapZ; amino-acid sequence: MATEVEQEMLIVTGMSGAGRSTVGNALEDLGWYVVDNLPPQMLRPLVELVERAGASLPRIAAVVDIRGRDFFAELREIIQALRTGVNVRVVFLDATDTVLVRRFEAVRRPHPLQGNGTLLDGIGAERSRLAELREAADLVVDTSELNIHQLANLITDTFAEAGRAGVRVTLLSFGFKYGLPTDADLVADARFLPNPFWIGELRNLTGEDPAVSDYVLRQPGAQEFVDAYVKALEPVLSGYQRENKGHATIAVGCTGGKHRSVAMVRELASRLAEFPDLAVSVRHRDLGRE
- the uvrC gene encoding excinuclease ABC subunit UvrC; translated protein: MSDELAYRPKAGEIPTAPGVYRFRDDDRRVLYVGKAKNLRARLSNYFAPLRTLHERTRRMVTTATSVEWTVVGNDVEALQLEYTWIKEFDPPFNVKYRDDKSYPYLAVTLADEAPRAIVTRRSGIPGARYFGPYPKVWAVNETLELLLKLFPIRTCKDSDYRRAMATGRPCFAGQIGRCFGPCSGQVGIEEHRANVERFVSFMTNQDRRIVDELSQQMLEASASFEYETAARRRDQLQAATEFFEKSAVVLRDDVDVDVFGIDHDELAAAVQIFVVRGGRVRGVHSWTVDKELDVPIGDLVDSVVQNAYGGQLAPPREVVVPELPDDAPALETWLTERAGRKVRLRAAQRGDKAALLATATQNAKQSLMLYKTRRSADFTTRSRALEDIQEALGMADAPLRIECFDVSHLSGTNIVASMVVFEDGLPRKDEYRRFTIPESTDDTDSIHQVLTRRLAYLAAPAGEPAADDPAAAEVVDGTRRSKFSYRPNLLVVDGGEPQVEAAARALAESGVEGIYLCGIAKRLEEIWTPDADYPVILPRNSDALFLFQRVRDEAHRFAITHQRQRRKRDISSVLAEIPGLGPTRIKTLLRHFGSVKRLRAASVDEIGSVDGFGPTLAAVVHEELRTGAAAQPR
- the gap gene encoding type I glyceraldehyde-3-phosphate dehydrogenase, translating into MSVKIGINGFGRIGRNYFRAALAQGADLEIVAVNDLTDNKTLAHLLKYDSITGRLDATVDYDENNIIVNGTAIKAFAERDPANLPWGELGVDIVIESTGFFTKAAAARKHIEAGAKKVLISAPATDEDATFVIGVNEHEYDPEKHHIISNASCTTNCLAPLAKVFNDTFGIEHGLMTTVHAYTADQNLQDGPHSDLRRARAAAINIVPTSTGAAKAIGLVLPELVGKLDGFALRVPVPTGSITDLTVTTKTPVTVDEVKAAYKAAAEGPLKGILKYTEDDIVSSDIVTDPHSSIFDAGLVRVIGNQVKLSSWYDNEWGYSNRLVDLTEYVAERL
- the uvrA gene encoding excinuclease ABC subunit UvrA; protein product: MFAQSACAHGVRVGGSAYTRRVPVSRLDAHSHLSVRGARVHNLRDVDVEIPRDAMVVFTGLSGSGKSSLAFDTIFAEGQRRYVESLSAYARQFLGQVDRPDVDFIEGLSPAVSIDQKSTNRNPRSTVGTITEIYDYMRLLWARIGVPHCPVCGEPIQRQTVQQIADQLMQLDHGVRFQVLSPVVSQKKGEFVDLFRELAAGGYSRAVVDGELIRLDEPPKLKKQVKHDISVVVDRLVAGPDVLGRLTDSLETALRLTDGLVQINYVDKTGPEAWDMFSEKLSCPNQHPIQLTEIEPRTFSFNAPFGACPECSGLGTRMAVDEQLLLGDPSLSIAEGVIIPWTSQGKSLYNYYEKLLVGLSRDLGFSLDTPWENLDEAARDAVLRGDNFEVKVKWRNRYGREMSYTSGFEGVVPYIERQYLQAETDAQRVRWSEYLREVPCPVCKGKRLKPEVLSVLIHDASIADVGLLSLTDARSFMDRLELTDREQAIAAQVLREIKLRLDFLIRVGLSYLDLSRAAATLSGGEAQRIRLATQIGSGLTGVLYVLDEPSIGLHQRDNRRLIDTLVALRDLGNTLIVVEHDEDTIRTADWIVDIGPGAGVNGGTVVHSGSYGDLLKNTRSLTGDYLSGRKEIPIPERRRPIDAERMISVQGAEANNLRGVDVDFPLGVFTAVTGVSGSGKSSLVNDILYRVLANRLNGARKLPGRHRRVTGLDQLDKVVHVDQAPIGRTPRSNPATYTGVFDRVRTLFSETNEAKARGYLPGRFSFNVKGGRCEACSGDGTIKIEMNFLPDVYVACEVCGGQRYNRETLQVHYKGKNIAEVLQMPISEAAEFFEPISAIHRYLKTLVDVGLGYVQLGQSATTLSGGEAQRVKLATELQRRSNGRSVYVLDEPTTGLHFEDVRKLLKVLGKLVDKGNTVIVIEHSLDVIKSADWIIDLGPEGGSGGGQIVATGTPEQVAAVSESHTGYFLREIFDVARAGVEVAS